A part of Mesoplodon densirostris isolate mMesDen1 chromosome 10, mMesDen1 primary haplotype, whole genome shotgun sequence genomic DNA contains:
- the LOC132497930 gene encoding small ribosomal subunit protein eS27-like has translation MPLAKDFLHPSPEEKMKHKKKCLMQSPSSYVMDVKCPGCYKITTVFSHAQTVVLCVGCSTVLCQPTRGKARLTEGCSFRQKQQ, from the coding sequence ATGCCTCTTGCAAAGGATTTCCTTCATCCCTCTCCAGAAGAGAAGATGAAACACAAGAAGAAGTGCTTGATGCAGAGCCCCAGTTCCTATGTCATGGATGTGAAATGCCCGGGATGCTATAAAATCACCACTGTCTTTAGCCATGCACAAACAGTAGTTTTGTGTGTTGGCTGCTCTACTGTCCTCTGCCAGCCTACAAGAGGAAAAGCAAGGCTTACAGAAGGTTGCTCCTTCAGACAGAAGCAGCAGTAA